One window from the genome of Micromonospora aurantiaca ATCC 27029 encodes:
- a CDS encoding AMP-binding protein: MFGHGLSDTAVPDSATVQDAAESSAPNLADRLRHAAAQRGDRAALHWRDRTLLWSELDDAVTATARALLADAPPADGTGHPPRVAIAFGNTPDFVVTYLAALRAGLVAVPVNPTLTARELRHVLADSGATVLVGAPEVTARVDPAELPALRAVHTAPPVSGDAAPARFPARSGDDLAVLLYTSGTEGRPKGAMLSHRALAANHDQVDRIEPPVVGPDDVVLLALPLFHAYGLNSALGAVVRHGATGVLVDEPGPAGALDDIARHRVTVLVGVPPMFLTWAEAERDPAAALASVRVAVCGAAPLPLAAGARFTELTGHPVHVGYGLTETAPVLTSTLVGGEPKPGSIGRPLPGVGLRLVGSDGTELWRDGVPADAPDEDEMDLSDEPAGTDPGQIVVRGPNLFAGYWPDGRGGPDPDGWWPTGDVAYADGDGDLFLVDRLGELILVNGFNVYPHEVELVLQAHPGVAESAVLGVPHPRTGETVRAYVVRAAGPPVTADDLLAHCARNLARFKCPTAVEFVDSLPYSAIGKVRKTELRPAPAVPSPATPTEIRTEVSDVQ, translated from the coding sequence GTGTTCGGGCATGGCCTGTCGGACACCGCTGTGCCAGACTCAGCCACCGTGCAGGACGCCGCCGAAAGCTCCGCGCCGAACCTCGCCGACCGGCTCCGCCACGCCGCCGCGCAACGGGGCGACCGGGCCGCGCTGCACTGGCGCGACCGGACGCTGCTCTGGTCCGAGCTGGACGACGCGGTCACCGCCACCGCCCGCGCGCTGCTCGCCGACGCGCCACCGGCCGACGGAACCGGCCACCCGCCCCGGGTGGCGATCGCGTTCGGCAACACCCCCGACTTCGTGGTCACCTACCTCGCCGCGCTCCGGGCCGGGCTGGTGGCCGTACCGGTCAACCCGACGCTGACCGCCCGCGAGCTGCGGCACGTCCTCGCCGACTCCGGCGCGACCGTGCTCGTCGGCGCGCCCGAGGTGACCGCTCGGGTGGACCCCGCCGAGCTGCCCGCGCTGCGTGCCGTGCACACCGCGCCGCCGGTGTCCGGCGACGCCGCGCCGGCCCGGTTCCCGGCCCGCTCCGGCGACGACCTCGCAGTCCTGCTCTACACCTCCGGCACCGAGGGCCGGCCCAAGGGCGCGATGCTGTCGCACCGGGCGCTCGCCGCCAACCACGACCAGGTCGACCGCATCGAACCACCTGTGGTCGGCCCCGACGACGTCGTGCTGCTCGCCCTTCCGCTGTTCCACGCGTACGGGCTGAACTCCGCACTCGGCGCCGTCGTGCGGCACGGCGCGACCGGGGTGCTCGTCGACGAGCCCGGCCCGGCCGGCGCGCTGGACGACATCGCCCGGCACCGGGTCACAGTGCTCGTCGGCGTACCGCCGATGTTCCTGACCTGGGCCGAGGCGGAGCGTGACCCGGCCGCGGCGCTCGCCTCGGTACGCGTCGCGGTGTGCGGCGCGGCGCCGCTGCCGCTCGCAGCCGGCGCGCGCTTCACCGAGCTGACCGGGCACCCGGTGCACGTCGGCTACGGGCTCACCGAGACCGCGCCGGTGCTCACCTCGACGCTCGTCGGCGGCGAGCCGAAACCGGGTTCGATCGGCCGCCCGCTGCCCGGCGTCGGGCTGCGCCTCGTCGGGTCCGACGGCACCGAGCTGTGGCGCGACGGGGTGCCCGCCGACGCCCCCGACGAGGACGAGATGGACCTCTCCGACGAGCCGGCGGGCACCGACCCCGGGCAGATCGTGGTACGCGGCCCGAACCTGTTCGCCGGATACTGGCCGGACGGGCGGGGTGGGCCGGACCCGGACGGCTGGTGGCCCACCGGCGACGTGGCGTACGCCGACGGCGACGGCGACCTGTTCCTGGTCGACCGGCTCGGCGAGCTGATCCTCGTCAACGGCTTCAACGTCTACCCGCACGAGGTGGAGCTGGTGCTCCAGGCGCACCCCGGGGTGGCCGAGTCGGCCGTCCTGGGCGTGCCGCACCCGCGGACCGGCGAGACTGTGCGGGCGTACGTGGTCCGGGCGGCCGGCCCGCCGGTGACGGCGGACGACCTGCTCGCCCACTGCGCGCGTAACCTGGCCCGGTTCAAGTGCCCGACCGCCGTCGAGTTCGTCGACAGCCTGCCGTACTCGGCGATCGGGAAGGTACGCAAGACCGAGCTGCGCCCGGCGCCCGCGGTGCCGTCCCCGGCGACGCCGACCGAGATCCGCACGGAGGTATCCGATGTCCAGTGA
- a CDS encoding glutaredoxin family protein — MSSDPRLILITRPGCHLCDDAKAALDRVVAVTGDRWVERDVTGDLEMERDYGDRLPVVLLDGKEHGYWRVEEDRLLRDLTTPQL, encoded by the coding sequence ATGTCCAGTGACCCGAGGCTCATCCTGATCACCCGGCCCGGCTGCCACCTGTGCGACGACGCCAAGGCCGCGCTCGACCGGGTGGTGGCGGTCACCGGCGACCGGTGGGTGGAGCGGGACGTCACAGGCGACCTGGAGATGGAGCGCGACTACGGCGACCGGCTGCCTGTGGTGCTGCTCGACGGCAAGGAGCACGGCTACTGGCGGGTCGAGGAGGACCGGCTGCTGCGCGATCTGACCACGCCGCAGCTCTAG
- a CDS encoding DUF5667 domain-containing protein: protein MDSDLFSRRRAERFAQLLDEANGGRRHHVRSKADGELTALVEVSRRLTAERPDVEVDAEFRTGLRAMLVATAEREGVGAPARTATSGVRGALLPAITGRRARARGAILVGVAAGAVALSGISAASENALPGDALYGMKRSTERAQLALASSDISRGQLFLDFARTRLDEAASVRDDRIGFSAVLDDMDADTRQGVRLLTTVAAQRSDPTALDAVDTFLAGQRRVVSGLLDRPDHADRDRTRRSLSLLDAAGKRADALREAIACGLPAPQASDMLGPAPATCPADR, encoded by the coding sequence GTGGACAGCGACCTCTTCTCCCGTCGGCGAGCCGAGCGCTTCGCGCAACTCCTCGACGAGGCCAACGGCGGACGCCGGCACCACGTTCGGTCCAAGGCGGACGGTGAGCTCACCGCACTCGTCGAGGTGAGCCGCCGGCTCACCGCCGAGCGGCCCGACGTCGAGGTGGACGCCGAGTTCCGTACCGGCCTGCGGGCGATGCTCGTGGCCACCGCCGAACGCGAGGGCGTCGGCGCTCCGGCCAGGACCGCCACCTCCGGCGTACGCGGTGCGCTGCTCCCCGCCATCACCGGCCGCCGGGCGCGGGCCCGGGGCGCGATCCTGGTCGGCGTGGCCGCCGGGGCGGTCGCCCTCTCCGGTATCTCCGCCGCCAGCGAGAACGCGCTGCCCGGCGACGCCCTGTACGGCATGAAGCGCTCCACCGAGCGCGCCCAGCTCGCGCTCGCCAGCTCGGACATCAGCCGAGGCCAGCTCTTCCTCGACTTCGCCCGCACCCGGCTCGACGAGGCCGCCTCGGTGCGCGACGACCGCATCGGTTTCAGCGCCGTCCTGGACGACATGGACGCGGACACCCGCCAGGGCGTACGCCTGCTGACCACTGTCGCCGCGCAGCGCTCGGACCCGACGGCGCTGGACGCGGTGGACACCTTCCTCGCCGGCCAGCGCCGGGTGGTCAGCGGCCTGCTCGACCGGCCCGACCACGCCGACCGGGACCGCACCCGCCGCTCGCTGTCCCTACTCGACGCGGCGGGCAAGCGCGCCGACGCGCTCCGCGAGGCGATCGCCTGCGGGCTGCCCGCGCCGCAGGCCAGCGACATGCTCGGGCCCGCTCCGGCCACCTGCCCGGCCGACCGCTGA
- a CDS encoding HAD family hydrolase translates to MAGSRKVTVSTDAHGHTAGWSETPSAPATTVTPDPTAAAFFDVDNTMMQGASIYWFARGLAARKYFTTGDLARFAWQQARFRLLATEHAGDMSQAKEAALAFVQGWRVDDMERLTDEIFDELMAPRIWAGTRRLAQRHLDAGERVWLVSAAPVEIGRVIATRLGLTGAIGTVAEVVDGAYTGRLVGDLMHGPAKAEAVTQLAAVEGLDLARCAAYSDSANDLPMLRAVGRAVAVNPDPALLRQAREQGWDVRDFRTGRRAVRIAVPSTAAAGLLAGAVTAGLALHRRRHRDA, encoded by the coding sequence GTGGCCGGGAGCCGGAAGGTGACCGTCAGCACCGACGCGCACGGGCACACCGCGGGCTGGTCGGAGACCCCCTCGGCACCGGCGACCACAGTCACGCCCGACCCCACCGCGGCCGCGTTCTTCGACGTGGACAACACGATGATGCAGGGCGCGTCGATCTACTGGTTCGCCCGCGGGCTGGCCGCCCGGAAGTACTTCACCACCGGGGACCTGGCCCGGTTCGCCTGGCAGCAGGCACGGTTCCGGCTGCTCGCCACCGAGCACGCGGGCGACATGTCGCAGGCCAAGGAGGCCGCGCTCGCCTTCGTCCAGGGCTGGCGGGTCGACGACATGGAACGCCTCACCGACGAGATCTTCGACGAGCTGATGGCGCCGCGCATCTGGGCCGGCACCCGTCGCCTGGCGCAGCGCCACCTCGACGCGGGCGAGCGGGTCTGGCTGGTCAGCGCCGCCCCGGTGGAGATCGGCCGGGTGATCGCGACCCGGCTCGGCCTGACCGGCGCGATCGGCACTGTGGCCGAGGTGGTCGACGGCGCGTACACCGGGCGGCTGGTCGGTGACCTGATGCACGGGCCGGCGAAGGCCGAGGCGGTCACCCAGCTCGCCGCCGTGGAAGGGCTGGACCTGGCCCGGTGCGCGGCCTACAGCGACTCGGCGAACGACCTGCCGATGCTCCGCGCGGTCGGCCGCGCGGTGGCCGTCAACCCCGATCCGGCGCTGCTGCGGCAGGCCCGCGAGCAGGGCTGGGACGTGCGCGACTTCCGCACCGGGCGCCGGGCCGTACGCATCGCCGTGCCCTCCACCGCGGCGGCCGGGCTGCTCGCCGGCGCGGTCACGGCCGGTCTGGCGCTGCACCGGCGCCGCCACCGC
- a CDS encoding HAD family hydrolase — protein MRRHLVWDWNGTLLDDLDLVVQATNVAFASAGGPAVTAAEHRVRFRRPIADYYAEMLGRAVDAEAFGTLDRVFHDAYRAGLTTCALAADATTAIESWEGSQSLLSMWFHDELVPTVHTYGLTPHFRRVDGLRATVGGGHKAEWLEKHLAELGLGGHEVVLIGDSLDDADAAASVGARCVLYTGGLSDPDRLRGSGHPAADTLTEAVTVARTLA, from the coding sequence ATGCGACGCCACCTCGTGTGGGACTGGAACGGAACGCTCCTCGACGACCTCGACCTGGTGGTTCAGGCCACTAACGTCGCCTTCGCCAGCGCCGGCGGACCGGCGGTCACCGCGGCCGAGCACCGGGTCCGGTTCCGGCGGCCGATCGCCGACTACTACGCCGAGATGCTCGGCCGGGCCGTGGACGCCGAGGCGTTCGGGACGCTCGACCGGGTCTTCCACGACGCCTACCGGGCCGGGCTGACCACCTGCGCCCTGGCCGCCGACGCCACCACCGCGATCGAGTCCTGGGAGGGCAGCCAGTCGCTGCTGTCCATGTGGTTCCACGACGAGCTGGTGCCGACCGTGCACACGTACGGCCTGACCCCGCACTTCCGCCGGGTGGACGGGCTGCGCGCCACGGTCGGCGGCGGGCACAAGGCCGAGTGGCTGGAGAAGCACCTGGCCGAACTGGGGCTGGGCGGGCACGAGGTGGTGCTGATCGGCGACTCGCTCGACGACGCCGACGCGGCCGCCTCGGTCGGCGCCCGCTGCGTCCTCTACACCGGCGGCCTGTCCGACCCGGACCGGCTGCGCGGCAGCGGCCACCCGGCCGCCGACACGCTCACCGAGGCGGTGACAGTGGCCCGCACGCTCGCCTGA
- a CDS encoding ECF subfamily RNA polymerase sigma factor, BldN family: MTTFGYAERPAGVTGPAQRNPLNERADPGPRGTDGQLAVRGDGRRVRSRAHHTNEAPPRPATPGGNAKPATGRLGSPTRPTMPAQARRGDAATGAEPSAAETAVLPAVTTGDTAVLPAVPAAAPATGFPSRPDPSDPATEVWTLVERAQAGESEAFGLIYDRYVDTVFRFVYFRVGNRQLAEDLTSDTFLRALKRIGSFTWQGRDLGAWLVTIARNLVADHFKSGRYRLEVTTGDVLDADREDRGPEGSPEAAVVEHITNVALLTAVKQLNPEQQECIVLRFLQGFSVAETARSMGKNEGAIKALQYRAVRALARLLPDGFHS; encoded by the coding sequence GTGACCACCTTCGGTTACGCCGAACGACCGGCCGGTGTCACCGGCCCGGCCCAGCGCAACCCGCTCAACGAGCGCGCGGACCCCGGCCCCCGGGGCACCGACGGCCAGCTCGCGGTACGCGGCGACGGGCGGCGCGTCCGCAGCCGCGCGCACCACACGAACGAGGCGCCGCCCCGCCCCGCGACCCCGGGCGGCAACGCGAAGCCCGCGACCGGCCGCCTGGGCAGTCCGACCCGCCCGACCATGCCGGCCCAGGCGCGACGCGGCGACGCGGCGACCGGGGCCGAGCCGTCCGCCGCCGAGACCGCGGTCCTGCCGGCGGTGACCACCGGCGACACCGCCGTCCTGCCCGCCGTGCCGGCCGCCGCGCCCGCCACCGGCTTCCCCAGCCGCCCCGACCCGTCCGACCCGGCCACCGAGGTGTGGACGCTGGTCGAGCGCGCACAGGCGGGCGAGTCCGAGGCGTTCGGGCTGATCTACGACAGGTACGTCGACACCGTCTTCCGGTTCGTCTACTTCCGCGTCGGCAACCGCCAGCTCGCCGAGGACCTCACCTCCGACACGTTCCTGCGGGCGCTCAAGCGGATCGGCAGCTTCACCTGGCAGGGGCGCGACCTCGGCGCCTGGCTGGTCACCATCGCCCGCAACCTGGTCGCCGACCACTTCAAGTCCGGGCGCTACCGGCTGGAGGTCACCACCGGTGACGTCCTGGACGCCGACCGGGAGGACCGCGGACCCGAGGGCAGCCCCGAGGCGGCGGTGGTGGAGCACATCACGAACGTCGCCCTGCTCACCGCCGTCAAGCAGCTCAACCCGGAGCAGCAGGAATGCATCGTGCTGCGGTTCCTCCAGGGCTTCTCGGTGGCCGAGACGGCCCGCTCCATGGGCAAGAACGAGGGCGCCATCAAGGCCCTGCAGTACCGGGCGGTCCGGGCGCTGGCCCGGCTGCTGCCCGACGGCTTCCACTCCTGA
- a CDS encoding LuxR C-terminal-related transcriptional regulator translates to MRVVIADDAVLLREGLVRLLTEYGHEVVAAVGDGDALVEAVVAHRPDVSVVDVRMPPSHTDEGLRASVEARRRVPGTPILVLSQYVEVSYADDLLDTAGGGGGGIGYLLKDRVAAIDEFLDGLARVAAGGTVLDPEVISQLLVRRRRDDPLASLTPREREVLALMAEGRSNTAIARTLVVSDGAVEKHVRNIFTKLDLPPDATTHHRRVLAVLAHLRA, encoded by the coding sequence ACGGGCACGAGGTGGTGGCGGCCGTCGGTGACGGTGACGCGCTGGTCGAGGCGGTGGTGGCGCACCGGCCCGACGTCTCGGTGGTGGACGTGCGGATGCCGCCGTCACACACCGACGAGGGACTGCGCGCCTCGGTGGAGGCCCGCCGCCGGGTGCCCGGTACGCCGATCCTGGTGCTGTCCCAGTACGTCGAGGTGTCGTACGCCGACGACCTGCTGGACACCGCGGGCGGGGGCGGCGGTGGGATCGGCTACCTGCTCAAGGACCGGGTCGCCGCGATCGACGAGTTCCTCGACGGCCTGGCCCGGGTGGCGGCCGGCGGCACCGTGCTCGACCCGGAGGTGATCAGCCAGTTGCTGGTCCGGCGGCGGCGCGACGACCCGCTGGCGTCGCTGACCCCGCGCGAGCGCGAAGTGCTGGCGCTGATGGCCGAGGGCCGCTCGAACACCGCCATCGCCCGGACGCTCGTGGTCAGCGACGGCGCGGTGGAGAAGCACGTCCGCAACATCTTCACCAAGCTCGACCTGCCCCCGGACGCGACCACCCACCACCGCCGCGTCCTGGCCGTCCTGGCCCACCTGCGCGCCTGA